In Macaca fascicularis isolate 582-1 chromosome X, T2T-MFA8v1.1, one DNA window encodes the following:
- the SERTM2 gene encoding serine-rich and transmembrane domain-containing 2, translated as MMEAHFKYHGNLTGRAHFPTLATEVDTSSDKYSNLYMYVGLFLSLLAILLILLFTMLLRLKHVISPINSDSTESVPQFTDVEMQSRIPTP; from the coding sequence ATGATGGAGGCGCATTTTAAATACCATGGAAATCTCACTGGGCGTGCCCATTTTCCCACTCTGGCAACAGAGGTTGATACTTCTTCAGACAAGTATTCCAACCTGTACATGTATGTGGGCTTATTCCTGAGCCTCCTGGCCATTCTCCTCATCCTGCTCTTCACAATGCTCCTTCGGCTCAAACATGTCATCTCGCCCATCAACTCGGACAGCACAGAAAGTGTTCCTCAGTTCACAGATGTAGAGATGCAGAGTCGAATCCCCACTCCTTAA